From Cucurbita pepo subsp. pepo cultivar mu-cu-16 unplaced genomic scaffold, ASM280686v2 Cp4.1_scaffold000627, whole genome shotgun sequence:
acacCGTGTTAGAATAGATAGTAactatatcaatttttttcaagtatttcTTAGCTATAATCTAATATCTTCAAGATTACTCTCATTCGGACGTGGTCTTGATTGCCAATTCATGCTCTCTTCCTTTATTTACCGCCACATTAAGCAtgtattaaagaaaatataatttcatatcGTTTATGTAAATTTATGTGATAGCTGAATACCGAATATCATctgagaataaataaatagtaacaACTATGTCTCAATCGGACTGACTTAACTCAACACATAAAACACTCCTACTTCAAACATTTGAACTATGTTCATGTTAGCTCTAATTCTTCGAATTAGGCACTGAGCAGtgttgtaacagctcaagcccaccactaacaaatattgttctctttggcttttcctacttcccctcgaggttttaaaacatgtttgtgtctgttagagagaagtttccacacccttataagaagagtattttgttctccgtccccaaccaatgtgtgacATCACAAGTGTGcaagcgaggacgctgacTTTCAAATAGGGTgtattatgagatctcacatcaattagaaaataaagcgaagcattctttacaagagtgtgaaaatctctctctagtagactcattttaaaatcgaaCAATGAGCTTAAACCATTTCAGATTCAATAAGAACTCAGAAAACAAGTCTCGAAAGTTCAAATCTCGTAGAAAATTCAACCCATCTATGAATGCCAATGATTCTAAGATCAGAAAAGGtacacacaaacacaaaaaaaaagtggttTTAGAGATGTTCTTTGAATCTTGAATATTAAACAAAgtgattcaaatttcaattcaatGTCCTTTTTTGAAGCATGGAGAGTTGCAGAAACAGAGCTGAGAACTTCTAAAACTGCCCATGCACTCAAGGACACAACTTTCTGCTACCAAACTCATCTTTCAAACCACATCTTCTCAACTCATTGGTCATCATAAATCTTTTAACCTTTTTCAATCTTAGATCAGAAAAAGCATCACTTTTtaacaagaacatgaagaacagaGCTCAAAACCCAGATCAAATTCCTCAAAGATTCAACATAAACAACAGAGATTCCATTAGTTAGAACAAGATTACAATCTAAACCCATAAACAAAAACTTCAGTTCATCACTGATTCTTCTTCGATTCTACAAAGCAACTGATGCAGAGCAGATGCAATTTCATCAACAGAATTCAGCTTGCAATCATCTTCAACCTGCAATGAATCCATTCCAAAACcctttttcaaatgaaaaaattgataCCCATTTCAGAAAAAGAGCTCAAGAACTGACCTTCACGCTTAGACAGTAAAGAACAATTTGGTTTATGGTAGAGATATTGAGATGAAGAACAGAGAGGCAAAGAGAATGCAAGCCAGCAACGATTTTCAAGGCTTGTTTTGGCCTTCTCTTTGAtctgattttcaaatttgcatgatTTTCCACCATTGTTACTTCGATATCAGCAATGGAAGAACATTGGGTTTCGTTTTCACCCAATGAACAACAACCCTCCATTGATTTGAACTGAGGGAAGGTGAAGAACTCAGAAAAAGGGGGCTTTGATGAAGAACAGccctttgtttttgtttccattGTTGATAGAACTTGAACTTGTTGCTCAAGCTCCTTCACAAAATTAATAGCTCCCCCAATAATTGAAGCTTGATCCCCCtgaaaacaacaacaaaaaaaacccatttaatttctgtttggaagaaggaaaatgaagaacagaggaagagagagataCCCTTTGAACATAAGACTCTGGCATTAAGGATCTAAGAACAGAGAGATACTCATTCATCTGTTTTCGTCGATTTCGTTCAACAGCGATGTGGGTCATTCTCTGATTCTCGATATCTTCCTTGTTCTTGCGGGATTTGGGTCGTCGTTTTCTGGGTCGAATTGGGTTTGGAGTTCTTGATTCAGCCTCCAATGGCGGATTTCTGGAAATGGCAGGTTCTTCAGGGgaaggaataggaagcaaaaCAGAGGAGGATGAGTTCCAATCTTCAAAAGGGtaattttctgtttgtttctcgGGAAAATCATGAGGGATTTGGGGAAATTGAAAGCTCCCATTTGTCCAAATCCCTCCACCAAACGAGGTGTAAAGATCTTGAGAAAAAACCACAGCTTCTAATgccattttccttttgtttgttCTGAGTTTGAATCTAAATGAGTGCTTTTTGAGGGAAACCCATATGaaaaaaagctcaaaaaagctcaaaaagtGGAGAAAAATGGTGGGTTTTGGAATTGGGAGCAGAAAAATGGGGTTTTTAAAGGGGTTTGTGATGAAGAAGGAAGCAAATCTACAGAATATTGCACGTGAAGGAGGAAAAANNNNNNNNNNNNNNNNNNNNNNNNNNNNNNNNNNNNNNNNNNNNNNNNNNNNNNNNNNNNNNNNNNNNNNNNNNNNNNNNNNNNNNNNNNNNNNNNNNNNNNNNNNNNNNNNNNNNNNNNNNNNNNNNNNNNNNNNNNNNNNNNNNNNNNNNNNNNNNNNNNNNNNNNNNNNNNNNNNNNNNNNNNNNNNNNNNNNNNNNNNNNNNNNNNNNNNNNNNNNNNNNNNNNNNNNNNNNNNNNNNNNNNNNNNNNNNNNNNNNNNNNNNNNNNNNNNNNNNNNNNNNNNNNNNNNNNNNNNNNNNNNNNNNNNNNNNNNNNNNNNNNNNNNNNNNNNNNNNNNNNNNNNNNNNNNNNNNNNNNNNNNNNNNNNNNNNNNNNNNNNNNNNNNNNNNNNNNNNNNNNNNNNNNNNNNNNNNNNNNNNNNNNNNNNNNNNNNNNNNNNNNNNNNNNNNNNNNNNNNNNNNNNNNNNNNNNNNNNNNNNNNNNNNNNNNNNNNNNNNNNNNNNNNNNNNNNNNNNNNNNNNNNNNNNNNNNNNNNNNNNNNNNNNNNNNNNNNNNNNNNNNNNNNNNNNNNNNNNNNNNNNNNNNNNNNNNNNNNNNNNNNNNNNNNNNNNNNNNNNNNNNNNNNNNNNNNNNNNNNNNNNNNNNNNNNNNNNNNNNNNNNNNNNNNNNNNNNNNNNNNNNNNNNNNNNNNNNNNNNNNNNNNNNNNNNNNNNNNNNNNNNNNNNNNNNNNNNNNNNNNNNNNNNNNNNNNNNNNNNNNNNNNNNNNNNNNNNNNNNNNNNNNNNNNNNNNNNNNNNNNNNNNNNNNNNNNNNNNNNNNNNNNNNNNNNNNNNNNNNNNNNNNNNNNNNNNNNNNNNNNNNNNNNNNNNNNNNNNNNNNNNNNNNNNNNNNNNNNNNNNNNNNNNNNNNNNNNNNNNNNNNNNNNNNNNNNNNNNNNNNNNNNNNNNNNNNNNNNNNNNNNNNNNNNNNNNNNNNNNNNNNNNNNNNNNNNNNNNNNNNNNNNNNNNNNNNNNNNNNNNNNNNNNNNNNNNNNNNNNNNNNNNNNNNNNNNNNNNNNNNNNNNNNNNNNNNNNNNNNNNNNNNNNNNNNNNNNNNNNNNNNNNNNNNNNNNNNNNNNNNNNNNNNNNNNNNNNNNNNNNNNNNNNNNNNNNNNNNNNNNNNNNNNNNNNNNNNNNNNNNNNNNNNNNNNNNNNNNNNNNNNNNNNNNNNNNNNNNNNNNNNNNNNNNNNNNNNNNNNNNNNNNNNNNNNNNNNNNNNNNNNNNNNNNNNNNNNNNNNNNNNNNNNNNNNNNNNNNNNNNNNNNNNNNNNNNNNNNNNNNNNNNNNNNNNNNNNNNNNNNNNNNNNNNNNNNNNNNNNNNNNNNNNNNNNNNNNNNNNNNNNNNNNNNNNNNNNNNNNNNNNNNNNNNNNNNNNNNNNNNNNNNNNNNNNNNNNNNNNNNNNNNNNNNNNNNNNNNNNNNNNNNNNNNNNNNNNNNNNNNNNNNNNNNNNNNNNNNNNNNNNNNNNNNNNNNNNNNNNNNNNNNNNNNNNNNNNNNNNNNNNNNNNNNNNNNNNNNNNNNNNNNNNNNNNNNNNNNNNNNNNNNNNNNNNNNNNNNNNNNNNNNNNNNNNNNNNNNNNNNNNNNNNNNNNNNNNNNNNNNNNNNNNNNNNNNNNNNNNNNNNNNNNNNNNNNNNNNNNNNNNNNNNNNNNNNNNNNNNNNNNNNNNNNNNNNNNNNNNNNNNNNNNNNNNNNNNNNNNNNNNNNNNNNNNNNNNNNNNNNNNNNNNNNNNNNNNNNNNNNNNNNNNNNNNNNNNNNNNNNNNNNNNNNNNNNNNNNNNNNNNNNNNNNNNNNNNNNNNNNNNNNNNNNNNNNNNNNNNNNNNNNNNNNNNNNNNNNNNNNNNNNNNNNNNNNNNNNNNNNNNNNNNNNNNNNNNNNNNNNNNNNNNNNNNNNNNNNNNNNNNNNNNNNNNNNNNNNNNNNNNNNNNNNNNNNNNNNNNNNNNNNNNNNNNNNNNNNNNNNNNNNNNNNNNNNNNNNNNNNNNNNNNNNNNNNNNNNNNNNNNNNNNNNNNNNNNNNNNNNNNNNNNNNNNNNNNNNNNNNNNNNNNNNNNNNNNNNNNNNNNNNNNNNNNNNNNNNNNNNNNNNNNNNNNNNNNNNNNNNNNNNNNNNNNNNNNNNNNNNNNNNNNNNNNNNNNNNNNNNNNNNNNNNNNNNNNNNNNNNNNNNNNNNNNNNNNNNNNNNNNNNNNNNNNNNNNNNNNNNNNNNNNNNNNNNNNNNNNNNNNNNNNNNNNNNNNNNNNNNNNNNNNNNNNNNNNNNNNNNNNNNNNNNNNNNNNNNNNNNNNNNNNNNNNNNNNNNNNNNNNNNNNNNNNNNNNNNNNNNNNNNNNNNNNNNNNNNNNNNNNNNNNNNNNNNNNNNNNNNNNNNNNNNNNNNNNNNNNNNNNNNNNNNNNNNNNNNNNNNNNNNNNNNNNNNNNNNNNNNNNNNNNNNNNNNNNNNNNNNNNNNNNNNNNNNNNNNNNNNNNNNNNNNNNNNNNNNNNNNNNNNNNNNNNNNNNNNNNNNNNNNNNNNNNNNNNNNNNNNNNNNNNNNNNNNNNNNNNNNNNNNNNNNNNNNNNNNNNNNNNNNNNNNNNNNNNNNNNNNNNNNNNNNNNNNNNNNNNNNNNNNNNNNNNNNNNNNNNNNNNNNNNNNNNNNNNNNNNNNNNNNNNNNNNNNNNNNNNNNNNNNNNNNNNNNNNNNNNNNNNNNNNNNNNNNNNNNNNNNNNNNNNNNNNNNNNNNNNNNNNNNNNNNNNNNNNNNNNNNNNNNNNNNNNNNNNNNNNNNNNNNNNNNNNNNNNNNNNNNNNNNNNNNNNNNNNNNNNNNNNNNNNNNNNNNNNNNNNNNNNNNNNNNNNNNNNNNNNNNNNNNNNNNNNNNNNNNNNNNNNNNNNNNNNNNNNNNNNNNNNNNNNNNNNNNNNNNNNNNNNNNNNNNNNNNNNNNNNNNNNNNNNNNNNNNNNNNNNNNNNNNNNNNNNNNNNNNNNNNNNNNNNNNNNNNNNNNNNNNNNNNNNNNNNNNNNNNNNNNNNNNNNNNNNNNNNNNNNNNNNNNNNNNNNNNNNNNNNNNNNNNNNNNNNNNNNNNNNNNNNNNNNNNNNNNNNNNNNNNNNNNNNNNNNNNNNNNNNNNNNNNNNNNNNNNNNNNNNNNNNNNNNNNNNNNNNNNNNNNNNNNNNNNNNNNNNNNNNNNNNNNNNNNNNNNNNNNNNNNNNNNNNNNNNNNNNNNNNNNNNNNNNNNNNNNNNNNNNNNNNNNNNNNNNNNNNNNNNNNNNNNNNNNNNNNNNNNNNNNNNNNNNNNNNNNNNNNNNNNNNNNNNNNNNNNNNNNNNNNNNNNNNNNNNNNNNNNNNNNNNNNNNNNNNNNNNNNNNNNNNNNNNNNNNNNNNNNNNNNNNNNNNNNNNNNNNNNNNNNNNNNNNNNNNNNNNNNNNNNNNNNNNNNNNNNNNNNNNNNNNNNNNNNNNNNNNNNNNNNNNNNNNNNNNNNNNNNNNNNNNNNNNNNNNNNNNNNNNNNNNNNNNNNNNNNNNNNNNNNNNNNNNNNNNNNNNNNNNNNNNNNNNNNNNNNNNNNNNNNNNNNNNNNNNNNNNNNNNNNNNNNNNNNNNNNNNNNNNNNNNNNNNNNNNNNNNNNNNNNNNNNNNNNNNNNNNNNNNNNNNNNNNNNNNNNNNNNNNNNNNNNNNNNNNNNNNNNNNNNNNNNNNNNNNNNNNNNNNNNNNNNNNNNNNNNNNNNNNNNNNNNNNNNNNNNNNNNNNNNNNNNNNNNNNNNNNNNNNNNNNNNNNNNNNNNNNNNNNNNNNNNNNNNNNNNNNNNNNNNNNNNNNNNNNNNNNNNNNNNNNNNNNNNNNNNNNNNNNNNNNNNNNNNNNNNNNNNNNNNNNNNNNNNNNNNNNNNNNNNNNNNNNNNNNNNNNNNNNNNNNNNNNNNNNNNNNNNNNNNNNNNNNNNNNNNNNNNNNNNNNNNNNNNNNNNNNNNNNNNNNNNNNNNNNNNNNNNNNNNNNNNNNNNNNNNNNNNNNNNNNNNNNNNNNNNNNNNNNNNNNNNNNNNNNNNNNNNNNNNNNNNNNNNNNNNNNNNNNNNNNNNNNNNNNNNNNNNNNNNNNNNNNNNNNNNNNNNNNNNNNNNNNNNNNNNNNNNNNNNNNNNNNNNNNNNNNNNNNNNNNNNNNNNNNNNNNNNNNNNNNNNNNNNNNNNNNNNNNNNNNNNNNNNNNNNNNNNNNNNNNNNNNNNNNNNNNNNNNNNNNNNNNNNNNNNNNNNNNNNNNNNNNNNNNNNNNNNNNNNNNNNNNNNNNNNNNNNNNNNNNNNNNNNNNNNNNNNNNNNNNNNNNNNNNNNNNNNNNNNNNNNNNNNNNNNNNNNNNNNNNNNNNNNNNNNNNNNNNNNNNNNNNNNNNNNNNNNNNNNNNNNNNNNNNNNNNNNNNNNNNNNNNNNNNNNNNNNNNNNNNNNNNNNNNNNNNNNNNNNNNNNNNNNNNNNNNNNNNNNNNNNNNNNNNNNNNNNNNNNNNNNNNNNNNNNNNNNNNNNNNNNNNNNNNNNNNNNNNNNNNNNNNNNNNNNNNNNNNNNNNNNNNNNNNNNNNNNNNNNNNNCATGAAGACTGCTCctgcggcgtcaaagccagcaggggtggtggagaataacagtagaagatttcaaaagccattgaacAGAAAGAATTTggggttgttaaaccgaaGGGGCTCTcataccatgtgaatgtttgattaatccaccacacctaaatggtgtgaaagttatcttatttataatcaaataaattacaaggatatggaaatagtaataaatggaaataacaataaatggaaagatacctatggtaataaggcaaatatctaatatttgccttataataaaatatcaaatataatatatatggtaaactataatttattactaaatatccttaacaatacgcgttttaaaaatcttttggGGAAGACTGAAGAGGAAAATAtatgctaacggtgggcttgggctgttataaatggtatcagagccaaacaccgagcAATGTGTCAACGATGAGGATGAGCCCCAAAGGAAGGTGGACACGAAGCGGTGTGTCAATAAGGATGCTAGGCTCCAAATGGAGGTGAATTAAAGAGTCCCATGTTGAcgggagaagggaacaaatgCCAACGATGACCCagatgggggtggattgtaagatctcacctcggttaggggaggagaacgaaagggaagctcgaaagtattttaaaaaccttgtgggaagctcgaaagggaaaacacaCTTGTAgtgaaactcgaaagggaaaacacaCTTGTGGGGAAGCTCGAGAGGGAAAACACACTTgtggggaagctcgaaagggaaaacccaaaaagaacacTATCTGCTCGGGATGGgaagttacattttttttttaataatttcaaattttaagtcaaattttaaaaaataaaaaaaagaacgttttttaaacttgttttaaaaaattttgtgTTATCAAATGAAATTGATTGGCTTTTTggaaataagttttttttttttttcactcctTGGTAACATCAACCAACTTTtctatgcatttttttttctcttttccccTCATTGTCGCTCCCCTTATACTCACTCTCTCACATTCTCATTCCCTCTACACATAGAGTTCTTGAGCGTTACATGTTCGTGTTGCAATCGTCACTACTATCTTGGAACGACATATTACTAGTGGGTCATGCATCAGTAAGTCGTTAGAATCGAGGTAATGCCACACTCACTACAACACCACATGAAGTTGTCACTCATTGATCAGAGTTGAAAAGTGTGATCaccaaaagaagaagacacAAGACAACGACTAAACACAAGAGAgggaggaagaaaagacaGTCAAAGCTACGCACATCGAGAGTAAGAACGAGATGAGGTCAAAAAAGAGTCGAAAGAAAAACTAGATCAAATCTGATTCGAATACAACTTTTTAAGTCATTCTCTCGAAATATTCGAGAATTTTACATCTCGAGTGCATTGAACGGGATTCAATGAAGATCAAAAGGGTTCGAGTTTGAAAGGGGTTCGAGATTGAATGAGAGatgaaatggaaacaaaattattgagaTTTTGTTGTTGGGGAGTGAGGTGTAAATCAAAGACCAATCTCACCATTTCTACTCTATGTTTGTAGGCTTTGTCTCTTTGTGTTTGCAATTTAACGTAGAAGACACACACAATTCACAATTCATGAGAGGATTTGTCTGTCCCTTTTTGCTTAATCAT
This genomic window contains:
- the LOC111785660 gene encoding transcription factor bHLH94-like isoform X2, which encodes MALEAVVFSQDLYTSFGGGIWTNGSFQFPQIPHDFPEKQTENYPFEDWNSSSSVLLPIPSPEEPAISRNPPLEAESRTPNPIRPRKRRPKSRKNKEDIENQRMTHIAVERNRRKQMNEYLSVLRSLMPESYVQRGDQASIIGGAINFVKELEQQVQVLSTMETKTKGCSSSKPPFSEFFTFPQFKSMEGCCSLGENETQCSSIADIEVTMVENHANLKIRSKRRPKQALKIVAGLHSLCLSVLHLNISTINQIVLYCLSVKVEDDCKLNSVDEIASALHQLLCRIEEESVMN
- the LOC111785660 gene encoding transcription factor bHLH94-like isoform X1 yields the protein MALEAVVFSQDLYTSFGGGIWTNGSFQFPQIPHDFPEKQTENYPFEDWNSSSSVLLPIPSPEEPAISRNPPLEAESRTPNPIRPRKRRPKSRKNKEDIENQRMTHIAVERNRRKQMNEYLSVLRSLMPESYVQRGDQASIIGGAINFVKELEQQVQVLSTMETKTKGCSSSKPPFSEFFTFPQFKSMEGCCSLGENETQCSSIADIEVTMVENHANLKIRSKRRPKQALKIVAGLHSLCLSVLHLNISTINQIVLYCLSVKGFGMDSLQVEDDCKLNSVDEIASALHQLLCRIEEESVMN